A genomic stretch from Chitinophaga agri includes:
- a CDS encoding Calx-beta domain-containing protein, with protein MIRLLFTFLLVAFLSPMALAQTCNKDLALGKAVTTSSIQAGNLPIRATDGDPTSRWESAWSDNQWIMVDLGQNYPICTINLRWQVLATGYTVEVSPDGASWTNIVTETANTGLTKTYSVTANGRYVRMTGLTRGSAYGFSLYDFEVIGTEPVSYCSSTNVAVFRPTYVSSVSNGNGGNFAVDNNTGTRWESAHSDPQFIYVDLGANYDLCRVVLNWEAAYGSNYTIDISTNGSSWTTVKTVTGNYMRDNTIPISGNARYVRMSGTVRGSNYGYSLWEYSVYALLPAISVTKVTDAAEPATGGVFRFSLPTGITFTEDITVNYSLSGTALNGTDYNTLSGSAVIPAGQQGVNVPLTVANDQVIEGNETVIATVTSANSPTHLGFPVSSTDASATMTITDDDNIAPNKIISISVVSNGAEPSTNGGYLFSLPAGVTAAQDITVAFTQGGTATAGADYVNFGTAFTIPAGQNTAMLTLSVLDDKVIELTEQAAITVTGGTAATLGSFTASATNANASVSITDDDNITINKVIRAAWISHAAEPSTNGSFRVYLPTGITVSDDVNVSYTVDGTATPDADYIALSGKAVIPAGQNAGIVTVTVIDDNDIEPVETVRATLSGAGSPSFGSFPINFGSNAVINITDNDNNPANRVLSVAKINDAVEGTSNGLFRISLPTGVTFNQDINVTYTTGGSAVGGVNYTTLTNTTTILSGQNSVDVPITAQPFNNNILDGDKTVVLTLSGGTGTSSGTFTTNPAATTATVIIADDENTPANKQLYVNAGTAASEPSTVGNFRVSLPGTLVSSEDITVNYSITPYTPGAGIGSAVTGIDFVTLSGTATIPAGQNSVTINYTPIDDQIIETTEAFNIELLGGSGTTLGVFGIGKQFEVGYVNDNDNTAANKILSITRLSDAAEPVTNGLFNISLPTGITASEDITISYSVGGTATSGTDYTVLGSSVILPAGQNSVPLNVNVTDDNIIEGTETVVVTLTNGTGANLTGFTASATNNSATVNIGDDDNIATNKTISIANVNDGAEPAIDGALMISLPAGITVNEPVIVNLTISGTATAGTDYTSVGTTAIIPAGQNSVTLAVPVLDDNAIELTETLIATVTGGAATNAGTFTASVTYIATVNISDDDDIAANKEISITATNDGTEPATNGVFTISLPAGVTIYEPVTVNFTVAGTATPNADYNAFGLTTTIPAGQNSTTLTVPVLDDNIIEENETVVVTVTDGTATNTGTFTASANNAATVNISDDDNTTTNKEISIVAMNDGTEPATNGLFTISLPTGITADEPVTVNFIVTGTATANADYTSLGITATIPAGQNSTTMTVPILDDNEIEGAETVIVTITGGSATGAGIFTGSADNVATVNINDDDNTTTNKQISIIAANDGSEPSTGPAFTVSLPAGITVSEPVTVNIAVAGTATEGTDFSTLGTTVTIPAGQNSVALTVSVLDDSIIEGTETVTAIVTGGNATGAGIFTAGNSNNATANINDDDNIATNKVISIAAVNDGSEPSADGGFTISLPAGVTVSEPVTVTITVTGTATEGTDYAMVGTTATIPAGQNSITLTVPVQDDNIIEGTETVIITVTDGNAANAGAFAAGTSNSATIDINDDDNTATNREISITHTNDGGEPATNGVFTISLPGGVTVNEPVTVNFTAGGTATEGTDYTTIGTTVTIPAGQNSVDLVIPVQDDHIIEGDETVIVTVTGGAATNAGTFTAGTANKATVTISDDDNNTANKEISVTAAIQAGEPATNGAFTISLPAGVTVNEPVTVNLSIAGTATEGIDYTTPGTNATIPAGQNSVTLTVPVVDDNIIEGNETVIVTITDGIATNAGTFTASTANEATITISDDDNVATNKEISITKTADGAEPATNGAFLISLPTGITANEDITVLYNIAGTAINGTDYNTINGTITIAAGQNSVPLPIIVISDDIIEQSETVNIGISSGAGATLGAFTTSVSGNAATVLITDNNNTPVNKTISITAVNGSEPATDGHFTISLPTGITASEDITVNYTVSGTATAGVDYTALAAVIILPAGQNSIDIVVPVIDDQLIESTETVTVTITDGTTMSLGAFTASTTNGNATVDISDNDNTPVNKTISITGTTAGAEPSSNGVFTISMPAGVTVNEPVTVNFTVSGTATAGTDYTTLGTSVTIPAGQNSITLTVPVLDDQEIEATETVIVTVTGGSAVNAGAFTASTTDNTATVNISDDDNTPANKTISITPANDGAEPSTNGAFTISLPTGFTASDDITISYTVSGTATAGTDYTTLPGMIKIPAAQQSITLPVSVIDNQLLEGTETVIVNLINATTATTGTWMISTGNAQATVNISDDDNGTATFETWKTAALPADNTDGKIGQGEEITYTIYVRNTGNANISQLTILDPMPAYTTYVSGGALINNTVNFSVVNLQPNAISQVSFIVRTDNYLQGISSITNVAQVSDGTTTKNTVACDPSDPNCHMGEQTLVTVREPEGDLVISKRALTPPTNGAFYVLGDNITYEIVVKNLGGKIFNNLSITDSLPNALDMPASYTTSRGSIITSPAARKVIGSVDKLFPDEEVKITLTCRINNKHIVNTAYVTANETETDLANNRAVTIAAASTRDLTFINAFRPGNNGVNDRFVIVGLEKYPGSKLCIYGRWGNLVYQSNDYKNDWRAIDIPMGNYIYVAEIRKPEGTVVYKGDFVIIK; from the coding sequence ATGATTAGGCTTCTATTTACTTTTCTGTTAGTGGCTTTTTTAAGTCCGATGGCATTGGCGCAGACCTGCAACAAAGATCTCGCGCTAGGCAAAGCAGTTACCACTTCTTCCATACAGGCAGGCAACCTGCCTATAAGAGCGACTGATGGTGATCCTACTTCCCGTTGGGAAAGTGCATGGAGTGATAACCAATGGATCATGGTGGATCTCGGACAAAACTATCCGATCTGCACGATCAACCTGCGCTGGCAGGTACTGGCTACCGGTTATACGGTGGAAGTATCTCCGGACGGTGCCTCCTGGACGAACATTGTCACGGAAACAGCGAATACAGGTCTGACCAAGACGTACAGCGTCACCGCCAACGGCCGTTACGTACGTATGACAGGTCTTACAAGAGGCTCTGCCTATGGGTTCTCACTGTATGACTTTGAGGTGATCGGTACAGAACCTGTCAGCTACTGCTCCAGCACAAACGTAGCTGTATTCCGTCCTACATATGTGTCTTCTGTTTCCAATGGAAACGGCGGCAACTTCGCGGTAGACAACAATACCGGTACCCGTTGGGAGAGTGCACACAGTGACCCACAGTTTATCTATGTAGACCTGGGCGCCAACTATGACCTGTGTCGTGTAGTACTTAACTGGGAAGCTGCATATGGCAGCAACTATACAATTGACATCTCTACGAATGGCAGTAGCTGGACAACTGTTAAAACAGTCACCGGTAACTACATGCGGGACAACACCATCCCGATCAGTGGCAACGCCAGATATGTCAGGATGTCGGGAACCGTGCGTGGCTCTAACTATGGCTATTCGCTCTGGGAATATTCAGTATATGCGTTATTGCCCGCCATCAGTGTCACAAAAGTAACAGATGCAGCGGAACCGGCTACCGGTGGCGTCTTCAGATTCAGCCTGCCCACCGGCATTACTTTTACGGAAGATATTACAGTCAACTATAGCTTATCAGGAACAGCCCTCAACGGGACCGACTATAACACACTTTCCGGATCGGCTGTCATCCCCGCAGGACAGCAGGGAGTGAACGTACCCTTGACTGTCGCCAATGATCAGGTGATAGAAGGAAATGAAACGGTGATCGCAACTGTGACCAGTGCTAACTCTCCTACCCATCTGGGTTTCCCGGTTAGTTCAACTGATGCAAGTGCAACAATGACCATCACCGATGATGATAATATCGCGCCTAACAAGATCATTAGTATCTCCGTTGTATCAAACGGTGCTGAGCCATCCACTAATGGTGGGTATCTGTTCAGTTTACCGGCAGGTGTCACCGCAGCGCAGGACATTACCGTTGCCTTTACCCAGGGTGGGACCGCGACAGCTGGTGCAGACTACGTTAATTTCGGGACAGCATTTACCATCCCGGCAGGCCAGAACACGGCTATGCTTACGCTGTCTGTACTGGACGACAAAGTGATAGAATTAACAGAGCAGGCTGCAATTACGGTTACAGGAGGTACTGCCGCCACGCTTGGCAGCTTTACCGCCAGCGCAACGAATGCCAACGCGTCAGTCAGCATCACGGACGATGATAATATCACCATCAATAAAGTGATCAGAGCAGCCTGGATATCTCATGCGGCCGAGCCATCTACCAATGGTAGCTTCAGGGTATACCTGCCAACAGGTATTACCGTATCTGATGACGTAAATGTAAGTTATACAGTAGATGGTACCGCCACACCAGATGCAGATTATATCGCGCTGAGCGGCAAAGCTGTTATTCCTGCCGGGCAGAACGCGGGTATTGTAACTGTAACGGTCATTGACGACAACGATATCGAACCTGTCGAAACAGTGAGAGCCACTTTATCAGGCGCCGGTAGTCCTTCCTTTGGCAGCTTCCCGATAAACTTCGGATCCAATGCGGTGATCAACATCACTGATAATGATAATAATCCCGCCAACAGGGTACTGAGCGTCGCAAAGATCAACGATGCTGTTGAAGGTACAAGCAACGGTCTATTCAGGATCAGCCTTCCGACGGGTGTGACCTTTAATCAGGATATTAATGTCACTTATACAACCGGCGGCAGCGCCGTGGGCGGTGTAAATTATACCACGCTGACTAACACCACTACCATCCTCTCCGGACAGAACAGCGTCGATGTACCCATAACAGCACAACCATTTAATAACAATATCCTTGATGGCGATAAGACAGTCGTCCTTACACTCAGCGGAGGAACGGGCACGTCATCCGGTACATTCACTACGAATCCTGCTGCCACAACTGCTACTGTTATCATTGCAGATGACGAAAACACGCCTGCCAACAAACAGTTGTATGTGAATGCCGGAACAGCTGCCAGCGAACCATCTACAGTGGGAAACTTCAGGGTAAGTCTGCCGGGAACCCTGGTCTCATCCGAAGATATCACAGTAAACTACAGCATTACACCCTATACACCAGGCGCCGGAATAGGATCGGCGGTTACAGGCATTGATTTCGTCACACTGAGTGGTACTGCAACTATCCCCGCCGGACAAAACAGCGTTACAATTAACTATACCCCCATCGATGATCAGATCATTGAGACCACTGAAGCTTTCAATATAGAATTGCTGGGTGGTTCCGGTACTACCCTGGGCGTCTTTGGTATTGGTAAGCAATTCGAAGTAGGCTATGTTAACGATAATGATAACACCGCTGCGAATAAAATACTGAGCATTACCAGGTTAAGTGACGCTGCCGAACCCGTGACCAATGGTTTATTCAACATCAGTTTACCAACAGGTATCACTGCTTCAGAAGATATTACTATCAGTTATAGCGTCGGAGGAACAGCGACTTCCGGCACGGACTATACAGTACTGGGATCGTCTGTTATATTACCCGCTGGACAGAACAGCGTTCCGCTGAATGTAAATGTCACCGATGACAATATCATTGAGGGAACCGAGACCGTTGTCGTAACGCTTACAAATGGTACAGGCGCCAATCTGACTGGCTTCACCGCCAGCGCTACCAATAACAGCGCTACCGTGAATATCGGTGATGATGACAATATTGCTACCAATAAAACCATCAGTATTGCAAACGTGAATGACGGAGCAGAACCGGCGATCGATGGGGCACTTATGATCAGCTTACCCGCTGGAATCACGGTCAATGAACCGGTCATAGTGAATTTGACCATATCAGGGACTGCAACCGCGGGCACGGATTATACATCAGTAGGCACTACGGCCATCATTCCGGCTGGACAAAACAGTGTAACGCTCGCCGTCCCGGTACTGGATGATAACGCCATCGAACTTACGGAGACGTTGATCGCAACGGTAACCGGTGGTGCTGCTACAAATGCAGGTACTTTTACGGCCAGTGTTACTTACATAGCTACCGTAAACATCAGTGATGATGATGATATTGCTGCTAATAAAGAGATCAGTATCACGGCAACAAATGATGGCACTGAGCCTGCTACCAATGGTGTGTTCACTATCAGCCTGCCTGCTGGTGTTACCATCTATGAACCGGTAACAGTAAACTTCACCGTGGCGGGTACCGCTACGCCTAACGCCGACTACAATGCCTTCGGCCTTACCACGACCATCCCTGCGGGACAAAATAGTACAACGCTCACGGTCCCTGTGCTGGATGATAATATTATAGAGGAGAATGAAACTGTGGTCGTTACAGTGACAGATGGTACAGCTACCAATACAGGCACATTCACCGCAAGCGCCAACAATGCCGCTACAGTAAATATCAGTGATGATGATAATACCACTACGAACAAAGAGATAAGTATCGTCGCCATGAATGACGGTACAGAACCTGCTACAAACGGGCTGTTCACGATCAGTCTTCCAACTGGCATCACTGCAGATGAACCGGTAACAGTGAATTTCATCGTAACTGGGACTGCGACGGCCAATGCGGACTACACTTCTTTAGGTATTACCGCTACCATCCCGGCAGGACAAAATAGTACAACGATGACCGTTCCTATACTCGATGACAATGAGATCGAAGGTGCGGAAACAGTGATCGTGACTATTACAGGTGGATCTGCCACCGGCGCAGGTATATTTACAGGTAGTGCAGACAATGTGGCTACGGTCAACATCAACGACGATGACAATACTACCACGAATAAACAAATAAGTATTATTGCGGCGAATGATGGAAGTGAACCTTCTACTGGTCCGGCATTCACTGTCAGTCTGCCCGCAGGTATTACTGTCAGCGAACCCGTAACAGTGAACATCGCTGTAGCAGGTACGGCTACGGAAGGGACTGACTTCTCTACTTTAGGTACCACGGTAACGATTCCCGCGGGACAAAACAGTGTCGCACTGACAGTCTCCGTACTGGATGATAGTATCATTGAAGGTACTGAAACGGTGACCGCTATCGTAACAGGCGGTAATGCTACAGGCGCAGGTATATTTACGGCCGGCAATTCCAATAATGCTACCGCGAATATCAATGACGACGATAATATTGCAACTAACAAAGTAATAAGCATCGCCGCTGTGAATGATGGTTCCGAACCTTCTGCTGACGGCGGATTCACGATTAGTTTGCCGGCAGGTGTAACTGTCAGTGAACCGGTAACGGTTACTATCACCGTCACGGGTACTGCAACTGAGGGTACTGACTATGCTATGGTAGGTACTACTGCTACTATCCCGGCAGGACAAAACAGCATCACACTTACTGTGCCTGTACAGGATGATAACATCATTGAAGGAACTGAAACAGTCATCATAACAGTCACTGATGGTAATGCTGCCAATGCGGGCGCCTTCGCGGCGGGTACTTCCAATAGCGCTACTATCGACATCAACGATGATGATAACACCGCTACGAACAGAGAAATAAGCATTACCCATACCAATGACGGTGGTGAACCTGCTACAAATGGCGTATTTACGATCAGTTTGCCGGGTGGTGTCACTGTAAACGAACCTGTGACAGTGAACTTCACTGCAGGGGGTACGGCGACTGAGGGTACGGACTATACAACAATAGGTACTACTGTCACTATACCTGCTGGACAAAACAGTGTAGATCTGGTTATTCCGGTACAGGATGATCATATCATTGAAGGTGATGAAACAGTCATCGTAACAGTAACTGGTGGTGCTGCTACCAATGCTGGTACTTTCACCGCTGGCACAGCTAATAAAGCGACTGTCACCATCAGTGATGACGATAATAATACCGCCAATAAAGAGATAAGTGTAACGGCTGCTATCCAGGCGGGAGAACCCGCCACAAATGGCGCATTCACGATTAGTTTGCCGGCAGGTGTGACTGTCAATGAACCCGTAACGGTGAATCTCTCCATAGCGGGTACGGCTACCGAGGGCATCGACTACACTACACCGGGAACCAATGCTACTATCCCTGCTGGACAAAACAGCGTCACTCTTACTGTCCCTGTAGTAGATGATAACATCATTGAAGGCAATGAAACAGTGATCGTAACGATAACTGATGGTATTGCAACGAATGCGGGTACTTTCACGGCCAGCACTGCTAACGAAGCAACCATCACCATCAGTGATGACGATAATGTCGCTACCAACAAAGAAATAAGTATCACTAAAACGGCTGATGGTGCAGAACCAGCCACCAACGGAGCATTTTTGATCAGTCTGCCGACGGGTATTACTGCCAATGAAGACATCACTGTTCTCTACAACATCGCTGGTACCGCTATCAACGGCACCGATTACAACACCATCAATGGTACGATTACTATTGCTGCAGGTCAGAACAGTGTCCCATTACCGATCATCGTCATCAGTGATGATATCATTGAGCAGTCAGAAACGGTTAACATAGGTATCTCAAGTGGTGCCGGTGCCACTTTGGGTGCATTCACTACCAGTGTCTCAGGCAATGCCGCCACAGTACTCATCACAGACAATAATAACACCCCTGTCAACAAAACGATCAGTATCACTGCTGTCAATGGTTCCGAACCTGCCACCGATGGTCACTTCACTATCAGCTTACCAACGGGTATTACTGCCAGCGAAGATATTACTGTCAACTATACCGTATCCGGCACCGCAACTGCCGGAGTAGACTATACTGCTTTAGCTGCTGTTATCATCCTACCGGCTGGACAGAACAGCATAGATATTGTCGTACCCGTTATAGATGATCAGCTCATAGAATCGACCGAGACGGTCACTGTTACTATAACAGACGGTACAACCATGTCCCTGGGCGCGTTTACCGCGAGTACCACCAATGGTAACGCTACCGTAGATATCAGCGATAATGATAATACACCTGTTAATAAAACTATCAGTATTACAGGTACAACTGCCGGCGCAGAACCATCTAGCAATGGAGTATTCACCATCAGTATGCCGGCTGGTGTAACCGTCAATGAACCAGTTACGGTGAATTTCACTGTATCGGGTACGGCGACTGCTGGTACTGATTATACTACTTTAGGTACTTCAGTTACAATTCCGGCAGGACAAAACAGCATTACACTGACTGTCCCTGTTCTTGATGACCAGGAAATTGAAGCAACTGAGACAGTGATCGTTACTGTGACAGGTGGATCTGCTGTGAACGCAGGCGCGTTTACTGCCAGTACAACGGACAACACAGCTACTGTTAACATCAGTGATGATGACAACACACCTGCTAATAAGACCATCAGTATCACACCTGCTAATGATGGCGCAGAGCCCTCCACTAACGGCGCATTCACCATCAGTCTGCCAACAGGGTTTACCGCCAGTGACGATATCACTATCAGTTATACCGTATCGGGTACGGCTACTGCCGGAACCGACTATACAACCCTGCCGGGTATGATCAAGATCCCTGCTGCTCAGCAAAGCATCACACTACCGGTAAGTGTCATCGACAATCAACTCCTGGAAGGCACCGAAACCGTTATTGTGAACCTGATCAACGCAACTACTGCAACAACTGGTACATGGATGATCAGCACAGGAAATGCGCAGGCTACTGTCAATATCAGCGATGATGACAATGGCACAGCCACCTTCGAAACATGGAAGACGGCGGCATTACCTGCTGATAATACAGACGGTAAGATCGGACAGGGTGAAGAGATCACCTACACGATCTATGTTCGCAACACCGGCAATGCCAATATCAGTCAGCTAACCATACTCGATCCGATGCCAGCCTATACCACTTATGTAAGCGGTGGTGCGCTGATCAATAATACGGTCAACTTCAGCGTGGTCAATCTGCAACCAAATGCCATCAGTCAGGTGAGCTTCATCGTGCGGACAGATAATTACCTGCAGGGCATTTCAAGTATCACCAACGTGGCGCAGGTAAGTGATGGTACGACTACCAAAAACACCGTCGCCTGTGACCCTTCCGACCCTAACTGTCATATGGGCGAACAGACACTCGTAACAGTACGTGAACCGGAGGGAGACCTGGTGATCAGCAAACGTGCCCTGACACCGCCAACCAATGGTGCATTTTATGTATTGGGTGATAACATCACCTATGAGATCGTGGTGAAGAATTTAGGTGGGAAGATCTTCAATAATCTCAGTATAACCGATTCATTGCCCAATGCGCTCGATATGCCTGCCAGCTATACAACCAGCAGGGGCAGCATCATCACCAGTCCCGCGGCCAGAAAAGTGATCGGTAGTGTTGACAAGCTGTTCCCAGATGAAGAGGTGAAGATCACCCTAACCTGCCGTATCAACAATAAGCACATCGTTAATACAGCCTATGTGACTGCAAATGAAACAGAAACAGACCTGGCCAATAATAGAGCGGTAACGATAGCAGCCGCCTCGACCAGGGACCTGACTTTCATCAATGCATTCCGCCCGGGTAACAATGGCGTGAACGACAGGTTTGTCATCGTCGGACTGGAAAAATATCCTGGCTCTAAACTCTGTATCTATGGCAGATGGGGTAACCTGGTGTATCAGTCCAATGATTACAAAAATGACTGGAGAGCGATAGACATACCGATGGGCAACTATATCTATGTTGCAGAGATCAGAAAACCGGAAGGAACGGTAGTTTATAAAGGTGACTTTGTTATTATCAAATAA
- a CDS encoding LacI family DNA-binding transcriptional regulator, producing the protein MDRVDIKRLAEKLNLSTSTVSRAFRGNSDINPETKARILSMAKEFNYQPNHHASNLREKKSKTIAIIVPELANNFFSQAIHGIERVAREKGYHTLIYVTDDEYQKEVAFINTLHNGRVDGIIMSASGEANDHQYINKLENKHIPLVFFDRVYDDINVPKVTTDDYESSFAATRHLIEEGCRNIAFLVVNKSLSIGNVRMQGYHDALEAAGIPYNTQLVIDCSNDYDENFGILSAALKEQRPDGILASVERLAISSYYVCHNLNIRIPQDIRIVSFSSLEIASLLNPALSTITQPAFELGTNAAELLFKALDSDTPVNDHVVLSSTLNPRTSSTGRTTNIGGKG; encoded by the coding sequence ATGGATCGCGTTGATATTAAAAGGTTGGCGGAAAAACTTAATTTGTCTACTTCCACGGTTTCCAGGGCATTCAGGGGCAATAGTGACATTAATCCCGAGACAAAAGCCAGGATCTTATCCATGGCCAAGGAGTTCAATTATCAGCCTAACCACCACGCCAGTAACCTGAGGGAGAAGAAAAGCAAGACCATCGCCATCATTGTGCCGGAGCTGGCCAATAACTTCTTTTCACAAGCTATACATGGTATTGAGCGTGTAGCCAGGGAGAAAGGTTACCATACACTCATTTACGTGACTGATGATGAGTACCAGAAAGAGGTGGCATTTATAAATACACTGCACAATGGCCGTGTGGACGGTATTATCATGTCCGCTTCCGGTGAAGCGAATGATCATCAGTACATCAACAAACTGGAAAACAAGCATATTCCACTGGTGTTCTTTGACAGGGTATATGATGACATCAATGTGCCGAAGGTTACGACGGACGACTATGAAAGTAGTTTTGCCGCTACGCGCCATCTGATAGAGGAGGGTTGTAGGAATATCGCTTTCCTGGTGGTCAATAAAAGCCTTTCTATCGGTAACGTGCGTATGCAGGGATATCACGATGCACTGGAGGCCGCGGGTATTCCGTATAATACACAGCTGGTGATCGACTGTTCCAACGACTACGATGAGAACTTTGGTATATTATCCGCAGCTTTGAAGGAACAACGTCCCGATGGCATACTAGCCTCTGTAGAGCGCCTGGCTATCTCCAGCTATTATGTTTGTCATAATCTGAACATCCGTATCCCGCAGGATATCAGGATCGTTAGTTTTTCCAGTCTGGAAATTGCCTCCCTGCTGAATCCTGCATTATCAACCATCACGCAGCCGGCTTTTGAGCTGGGTACCAATGCCGCAGAGTTGTTATTCAAAGCCCTCGACAGTGATACCCCTGTAAATGACCACGTTGTCCTGAGCTCTACACTCAATCCACGAACATCCAGCACAGGCCGGACTACCAATATAGGTGGGAAGGGATAG